In a genomic window of Callithrix jacchus isolate 240 chromosome 22, calJac240_pri, whole genome shotgun sequence:
- the CIB3 gene encoding calcium and integrin-binding family member 3: MGSKQTVFTHEQLEAYQDCTFFTRKEIMRLFHRYQDLAPQLVPLDYTTCPDVKVPYELIGSMPELKDNPFRQRIAQVFSDDGDGHMTLDNFLDMFSVMSEMAPRDLKAYYAFKIYDFNNDDYICAWDLEQTVTKLTRGELSAEEVSLVCEKVLDEADGDHDGRLSLEDFQNMILRAPDFLSTFHIRI, translated from the exons ATGGGCAGCAAGCAGACGGTCTTCACTCATGAGCAGCTGGAAGCATATCAG GACTGCACATTCTTCACGAGGaaggagatcatgag GCTCTTCCATCGGTACCAGGACCTGGCCCCGCAGCTCGTGCCCCTCGACTATACCACCTGTCCTGATGTGAAGGTGCCCTACGAGCTCATTGGCAGCATGCCCGAGCTGAAG gATAACCCCTTCCGCCAGAGGATCGCCCAGGTCTTCTCTGACGATGGGGATGGCCACATGACCTTAGATAACTTTTTGGACATGTTTTCCGTGATGAGCGAAATGGCTCCCCGTGACCTCAAGGCCtactatgcttttaaaatttatg ATTTTAACAATGATGACTACATTTGTGCGTGGGACCTGGAGCAGACCGTGACCAAACTGACTCGGGGGGAGCTGAGTGCCGAGGAGGTGAGCCTGGTGTGCGAGAAGGTGCTGGATGAGGCTGATGGGGACCATGATGGGCGGCTGTCCCTGGAAGACTTCCAGAACATGATCCTCCGGGCACCAGACTTCCTCAG CACCTTCCACATCCGAATCTGA